From Campylobacteraceae bacterium, the proteins below share one genomic window:
- the merF gene encoding mercury resistance system transport protein MerF: MKINLLKTGIIGTILIALCCFTPILVILVTTVGLSAIVGYLDYVLFPALGFFVLLTVYAISRKNSSCCNNNDKNLKK, from the coding sequence ATGAAAATAAACCTCTTAAAAACTGGAATTATTGGAACTATTTTAATAGCACTTTGCTGCTTTACACCCATTCTTGTAATTCTTGTAACAACAGTTGGGCTTAGTGCAATTGTAGGATACTTAGATTACGTATTATTCCCAGCATTGGGATTTTTTGTTTTACTAACAGTTTACGCTATTTCAAGAAAAAATAGTTCTTGTTGTAATAATAATGATAAAAATTTAAAAAAGTAA